One stretch of Anguilla anguilla isolate fAngAng1 chromosome 5, fAngAng1.pri, whole genome shotgun sequence DNA includes these proteins:
- the ctu2 gene encoding cytoplasmic tRNA 2-thiolation protein 2 codes for MCQVDEEYSDQLEKRTAPTVFQKCVKCKDGTAVLIIRAGDAFCRCCFKEYFIHKFRAMLGKNRLIFPGEKVLLAISGGPASSSMLSQVQEGLSQDAPKKLRFIPGIIYIDEGGVCGMSLEERDRSIAQLESIFRATGYPFHIVRLEQVFDLPTSVLEAVPPAPQRPESGYKAAVDQFIQNDRARGSCSPGEGGGERAGERDPAVWDAQVGLSRLETRDAPDGTPPPVVRHGEDLERLFSSMRTLTAKEDMLQTLRHHLLVHTARTQGYTKVMMGDSCSRLAVKLLSNIAQGRGATLATDTGFSDPRHGDVIIVRPMRDYSSKEIAFYNKMFGVPSVFVPGLDTKASDKASIQLLTESFVTKLQADFPSTVSTIYRTSEKLRAARPSQNAGSETSAKCLLCVCAVDTKAEEASAFHATLVSERLSQKRVPGGALPGTSARDDAAGQCCSSSGGGGCGAGGGGCCSPNRTPTTTDLKSLLCYSCRLTVKDMTAVDFLPRYIVSEAERRSRRSRMKQEISEFLLDEEEDEETC; via the exons ATGTGTCAAGTGGATGAGGAATATAGCGACCAGCTGGAAAAGAGAACTGCACCAAC TGTGTTTCAGAAATGCGTGAAATGTAAAGACGGCACTGCTGTGTTGATCATCCGGGCTGGCGATGCCTTCTGCAG GTGCTGCTTTAAGGAGTACTTCATACACAAATTCCGAGCCATGCTGGGCAAGAACCGTCTCATCTTTCCCGGCGAGAAG GTTCTCCTTGCCATATCTGGGGGACCAGCCTCCAGCTCCATGCTGTCACAAGTCCAAGAG GGTTTGAGCCAGGATGCACCAAAGAAGTTAAGATTTATTCCAGGAATCATCTACATAGATG AGGGTGGGGTTTGTGGTATGAGCTTGGAGGAACGTGATAGGTCGATAGCCCAACTGGAGTCCATATTCAGGGCCACGGGCTACCCTTTCCACATAGTCCGTCTGGAACAG GTGTTTGACCTGCCCACGTCAGTGCTGGAGGCTGTTCCTCCAGCTCCACAGAGGCCCGAAAGTGGCTACAAAGCAGCCGTGGACCAGTTCATCCAGAACGATAGAGCCAGGGGGTCGTGCTCTCcaggcgaggggggcggggagcgggcTGGGGAGCGGGACCCCGCCGTGTGGGATGCCCAGGTTGGGCTGTCCCGCCTGGAGACCCGGGATGCCCCAGACGGGACACCCCCGCCAGTGGTGCGGCACGGTGAGGACCTGGAGAGATTATTTTCCTCAATGAGGACTCTGACTGCCAAAGAGGACATGCTGCAGACACTGAG GCATCACCTCCTGGTGCACACGGCGAGGACCCAGGGCTACACCAAGGTGATGATGGGGGACAGCTGCTCTCGGCTGGCGGTGAAGTTGCTTAGCAACATTGCGCAGGGCAGGGGGGCGACGCTGGCCACGGACACG GGGTTCTCCGATCCTCGCCACGGCGACGTCATCATCGTCCGTCCCATGAGAGACTACTCCTCCAAAGAAATCGCCTTCTACAACAAGATGTTCGGGGTCCCGTCTGTGTTCGTCCCAGGCCTGGACACCAAG gccTCAGACAAGGCCAGCATCCAGCTGCTGACGGAGAGCTTCGTCACCAAGCTACAGGCCGACTTCCCCTCCACCGTCAGCACCATCTACAG GACCAGCGAGAAGCTGCGCGCGGCCCGTCCGTCCCAGAACGCGGGCTCGGAAACCTCCGCCAAGTGCctgctgtgcgtgtgcgccGTGGACACTAAAGCAG AGGAAGCTTCCGCCTTCCACGCCACGCTGGTCTCGGAGAGGCTGTCCCAGAAGCGGGTGCCCGGGGGGGCGCTCCCAGGCACATCGGCGCGGGACGACGCAGCCGGGCAGTGCTGCTCCtcctcggggggcgggggctgcggTGCCGGAGGAGGGGGCTGCTGCTCCCCCAACAG GACCCCCACCACTACAGACCTGAAGAGTCTGCTgtgctacagctgcagacttACTGTCAAAGACATG ACCGCCGTGGACTTCCTGCCGCGGTACATCGTCTCCGAGGCGGAGCGCAGGAGCAGGAG GTCACGGATGAAGCAGGAGATCAGCGAGTTCCTGCTggacgaggaagaggacgaaGAAACGTGCTGA